The Lutibacter sp. Hel_I_33_5 genome has a window encoding:
- a CDS encoding RNA polymerase sigma factor, producing MKLEQLIKECCQQKLAAQSQIYQLFADKLFVVCLKYSKNYQDAEDTLQDSFLTIFNKISQYKNKGSFEGWLKRITINTALQKYRKKAPLQIIKDVNEIEEEEIDLDNNSFDIDYLLSLIQKLPDRYRLVFNLYVLDNYSHQEVAELLNITVGTSKSNLSRARQILKKELENNSKQETRSIINVRK from the coding sequence ATCAAATTAGAACAACTCATAAAAGAATGTTGTCAGCAAAAGTTAGCTGCCCAATCGCAAATTTATCAACTTTTTGCAGATAAATTATTTGTGGTTTGTTTAAAATATTCGAAGAATTATCAAGATGCGGAAGACACCTTGCAGGATAGTTTTTTAACTATTTTTAATAAAATAAGTCAGTATAAAAATAAAGGTTCTTTTGAGGGCTGGTTAAAAAGAATTACAATAAATACAGCCTTACAAAAGTATAGAAAGAAGGCGCCTTTACAGATTATAAAAGATGTTAATGAGATTGAAGAGGAAGAAATAGATTTAGATAACAATAGTTTTGATATAGATTATTTATTAAGCCTTATTCAAAAATTACCAGATAGATATCGATTGGTTTTTAATTTATATGTGTTAGATAATTATTCGCATCAAGAGGTTGCTGAGTTATTAAATATTACTGTCGGAACTTCTAAATCTAATTTATCTAGAGCACGACAAATTTTAAAAAAGGAGTTAGAAAACAACTCCAAACAAGAAACAAGAAGTATAATTAATGTTAGAAAATAA
- a CDS encoding outer membrane beta-barrel protein has translation MLENKNINRLFQEKLKDLEATPSTKVWNNIEANLKNKKRRVLPMWWYSGGAAAILILGLLLFPFSDNKEINDPIKNNKNILVTPIKPDTNRQIINEIDKSLDLNRESENTLITHQKKKTNTKKRKRVTATNNNNTIVDFSDNSADLVKEKIAMNKENFLPNNTLEKTDKQLFTEKILIAQNDKVTITKDSVNISSSKKDFIAEVKNAAIIEEKKSTKNQWLVAPVFAVLNSNSLTKASPIDKDLVNTEGENSYSYGIQVEYKLNDKWAIQSGIHLQEMSYSNSGLIIDVSSSSKASVSFDSGNTYSLSETSSDAISSNASLNSLSLNGNLSQNYGYIEIPVEVKYNLTAASKKLNTQIVAGFSSLFLNKDELILDIENSSNAGKSGKLNNLNFSGNLGVEFNYKIDKKWSLNLNPMIKAQLNTFNTDSNGFKPYFVGVYSGIKFQF, from the coding sequence ATGTTAGAAAATAAAAATATAAATCGGTTATTTCAAGAAAAACTAAAAGATTTGGAAGCCACTCCAAGTACTAAAGTTTGGAATAACATTGAAGCGAATCTAAAGAACAAAAAAAGACGTGTTTTACCAATGTGGTGGTATAGTGGTGGAGCTGCAGCTATCTTAATTCTTGGTCTTTTGTTATTTCCTTTTTCGGATAATAAAGAAATAAATGATCCCATTAAAAACAATAAAAATATACTAGTTACACCTATAAAACCTGATACTAATAGACAGATAATAAATGAAATAGACAAAAGTTTAGATCTTAATAGAGAAAGTGAAAACACATTAATAACACATCAAAAAAAGAAAACAAATACTAAAAAAAGAAAAAGAGTTACAGCTACAAATAACAACAATACAATAGTTGATTTTTCAGACAATAGTGCTGATTTGGTTAAAGAAAAAATTGCTATGAATAAAGAAAATTTCTTACCAAATAACACTCTTGAAAAAACTGATAAACAGCTTTTTACAGAAAAGATTCTTATTGCTCAAAATGATAAGGTTACTATAACGAAAGATTCTGTAAATATTAGTAGCTCTAAAAAAGATTTTATTGCAGAAGTAAAAAATGCTGCTATTATTGAAGAAAAAAAGTCAACTAAAAACCAATGGTTGGTGGCACCTGTTTTTGCAGTTTTAAACTCTAATTCGCTTACCAAAGCGTCTCCAATAGATAAAGATTTAGTAAATACAGAAGGAGAAAATAGTTACTCGTATGGTATTCAAGTTGAGTATAAATTAAATGATAAATGGGCAATTCAGTCTGGAATTCATCTTCAAGAAATGAGTTATTCTAATTCGGGATTAATTATTGACGTTTCATCTTCTTCTAAAGCTAGTGTTTCGTTTGATTCTGGAAATACATATTCTCTTTCAGAAACTTCATCAGATGCAATTAGCTCAAATGCATCTCTAAATTCTCTAAGTTTAAACGGTAATCTTTCTCAAAATTACGGGTATATAGAAATTCCTGTAGAAGTAAAGTATAATTTAACGGCAGCTAGTAAAAAATTAAACACTCAAATTGTGGCAGGATTTAGTTCGTTATTTCTTAATAAAGATGAATTGATTTTAGATATAGAAAATTCATCTAACGCTGGCAAATCTGGTAAGCTTAATAATCTTAATTTTAGTGGAAACCTAGGTGTTGAATTCAATTATAAAATTGATAAAAAGTGGTCTTTAAACTTAAACCCAATGATTAAGGCGCAATTAAATACCTTTAATACGGATTCTAATGGTTTTAAACCATACTTTGTTGGTGTTTATTCTGGAATAAAATTTCAATTTTAA
- a CDS encoding isoaspartyl peptidase/L-asparaginase family protein, with protein MKKLIVLLTLLVIAVGCKTEEKTSEEKQQNEFAIIIHGGAGTILKKNMTDETEAAYKAKLEEAIKVGHSILKNGGSSGDAVVKTIQVMEESPLFNAGKGAVFTHDETNELDASFMDGKTQNAGAVAGVKDIKSPIEAARKVMTHSDHVMLSGTGASIFAKEQGLEIVEPSYFYTERRFNSLQRIKKKEKTELDHDDKKAAFYDADIKNSKFGTVGCVALDKSGNISAGTSTGGMTNKRWGRIGDAPIIGSGTYANNKTCGVSSTGWGEYFIRGQVAYDISAQMEYQQKTLKEATKDVIQNRLTKLGGTGGVVALDKKGNMSFEFNTAGMYRASMNDKGKLVLKIYKE; from the coding sequence ATGAAAAAATTAATCGTTTTACTAACTCTTTTAGTTATTGCTGTTGGATGCAAAACCGAAGAAAAAACATCAGAAGAAAAACAGCAAAATGAATTTGCAATCATTATTCATGGTGGAGCAGGCACTATTTTAAAAAAGAATATGACGGATGAAACTGAAGCTGCCTATAAAGCAAAACTAGAAGAAGCGATAAAAGTTGGGCATTCAATTCTTAAAAATGGAGGTTCTAGTGGAGATGCTGTTGTAAAAACGATACAGGTAATGGAAGAATCTCCGTTATTTAATGCTGGAAAAGGAGCTGTTTTCACACATGACGAAACCAATGAGTTAGATGCCTCTTTTATGGATGGAAAAACTCAGAATGCAGGAGCGGTTGCAGGTGTAAAAGATATAAAAAGTCCAATTGAAGCTGCAAGAAAAGTTATGACACATTCCGACCATGTGATGCTTTCTGGTACGGGTGCTTCTATTTTTGCAAAAGAACAAGGATTAGAAATTGTTGAACCTAGTTATTTTTATACAGAAAGAAGGTTCAATTCTTTACAGAGAATCAAGAAAAAAGAGAAAACCGAATTAGATCATGATGATAAAAAAGCAGCTTTTTATGATGCGGATATTAAAAATAGTAAGTTCGGAACTGTAGGGTGTGTAGCCTTAGATAAAAGCGGTAATATATCTGCTGGAACATCTACAGGAGGGATGACCAATAAACGTTGGGGAAGAATTGGAGATGCACCAATTATTGGTTCTGGAACCTATGCAAATAATAAAACATGTGGAGTTTCTTCTACGGGTTGGGGAGAATATTTTATACGTGGACAAGTTGCCTATGATATTTCTGCACAAATGGAATATCAACAAAAAACACTAAAAGAAGCAACCAAGGATGTCATTCAAAATAGATTAACAAAATTGGGTGGAACCGGTGGTGTTGTTGCTTTAGATAAAAAAGGAAATATGTCTTTTGAATTTAATACTGCTGGAATGTACAGAGCTTCTATGAATGATAAAGGGAAATTAGTGCTAAAAATCTATAAAGAATAA
- a CDS encoding aldehyde dehydrogenase family protein, which produces MADFGIKEALSALGLKDINNGTSTGSNNFSKGEIIESYSPVDGKLIGKVVATTKEDYEKVMESATAAFLSFRNMPAPQRGEIVRQFGNKLRDLKEPLGKLVSYEMGKSLQEGYGEVQEMIDICDFAVGLSRQLNGQTIPSERPGHVMREQWHPIGVVGIISAFNFPVAVWAWNTALAWICGDVCVWKASEKAPLCSVACQNIIAEILKENNLPEGISCIINGDYKVGEMMTTDTRIPLVSATGSTRMGRIVGATVAQRFGKSLLELGGNNAIIITPTADLKVVVPGAVFGAVGTCGQRCTSTRRLIIHESVYDKVRDAIVGAYKQIKIGNPLDENNHVGPLIDHDAVNTYLAAIEKAKAEGGKVLVEGGVLSGEGFESGCYVKPAIIEAENHFEIVQHETFAPILYLMKYTGEVEDAIAKQNGVAQGLSSAIMTNEMKEAEKFLSYAGSDCGIANVNIGTSGAEIGGAFGGEKETGGGRESGSDAWKVYMRRQTNTINYSDELPLAQGIKFDL; this is translated from the coding sequence ATGGCAGATTTTGGGATTAAAGAAGCTTTATCAGCATTAGGATTAAAAGATATAAATAACGGAACTTCTACAGGTTCTAACAACTTTTCTAAGGGAGAAATTATTGAATCATATTCACCTGTTGACGGTAAATTAATAGGAAAAGTAGTTGCTACTACTAAAGAAGATTATGAAAAAGTGATGGAATCTGCAACTGCAGCTTTTTTATCATTTAGAAATATGCCAGCTCCACAACGTGGAGAAATTGTGCGTCAATTCGGAAATAAATTAAGAGATTTAAAAGAGCCTTTAGGGAAATTAGTTTCTTACGAAATGGGAAAATCTTTGCAAGAAGGATATGGTGAAGTTCAAGAAATGATTGATATCTGCGATTTTGCAGTAGGTTTATCTAGACAATTAAATGGGCAAACTATTCCGTCTGAACGTCCAGGACACGTTATGAGAGAACAATGGCATCCGATAGGAGTTGTTGGGATTATTTCTGCATTTAACTTTCCTGTAGCTGTTTGGGCTTGGAACACAGCATTAGCGTGGATTTGTGGTGATGTATGTGTATGGAAAGCTTCAGAAAAAGCACCTTTATGCTCTGTAGCATGTCAGAATATAATTGCAGAAATTTTAAAAGAAAATAACTTACCAGAAGGAATTTCTTGTATTATTAATGGTGATTATAAAGTTGGTGAAATGATGACAACCGACACTAGAATTCCGTTAGTTTCTGCTACAGGATCAACTAGAATGGGAAGAATTGTTGGTGCTACTGTTGCACAACGTTTTGGAAAATCATTATTAGAATTAGGCGGAAATAACGCTATTATAATTACACCAACGGCAGATTTAAAAGTTGTGGTTCCTGGTGCTGTATTTGGCGCAGTTGGAACTTGCGGACAACGTTGTACTTCAACAAGAAGGTTAATTATACATGAATCTGTTTACGATAAAGTAAGGGACGCAATTGTTGGAGCTTACAAACAAATAAAAATAGGAAACCCTTTAGATGAAAATAATCATGTTGGGCCTTTAATTGATCATGATGCTGTAAATACGTATTTAGCTGCTATTGAGAAAGCAAAAGCTGAAGGAGGAAAAGTTTTAGTTGAAGGTGGTGTTTTATCGGGCGAAGGTTTTGAAAGTGGATGCTATGTAAAACCAGCAATCATTGAAGCAGAAAATCATTTTGAAATTGTACAACATGAAACATTTGCACCTATTTTATATTTAATGAAATATACTGGAGAAGTGGAGGATGCCATTGCTAAACAAAATGGTGTTGCACAAGGATTATCATCAGCAATTATGACCAATGAAATGAAAGAAGCAGAAAAGTTCTTGTCTTATGCAGGTTCTGACTGTGGAATAGCAAATGTAAACATAGGAACTTCTGGTGCAGAAATTGGTGGAGCTTTTGGAGGTGAAAAAGAAACTGGTGGTGGACGCGAGTCTGGATCTGACGCTTGGAAAGTATATATGAGAAGACAAACAAATACGATAAATTACTCAGACGAATTGCCGTTAGCACAAGGAATTAAGTTTGATTTATAA
- a CDS encoding toxin-antitoxin system YwqK family antitoxin codes for MIKNYLFILFAILISINIYAQTKKTHYSNGNLKTEGKLLNNKKTGIWKIYYKNGNLAAIQSYKNNKKTGLSKLFHKNGKLKQIGKFENDKLIGLWKYFDESEYILQTQRYINGKQTGIIKHYFKNGKIEKFGFAENRRTYGIWKVYYKNGALFQIGELNNGIQHGKWKMYHRNGKLFTVGHFENGKQTKKWHTYDTLGNLNSIETYKKGIKNGLCKMFHLNGKLLAVGQILNGKQTGEWRVFFENGEFHKTSIYKEGELINKIPSIIKKQ; via the coding sequence ATGATTAAGAATTATTTATTCATCTTGTTTGCAATATTAATTTCAATTAATATTTATGCGCAAACTAAGAAAACACATTATTCTAATGGTAATTTAAAAACAGAAGGAAAATTATTAAATAATAAGAAAACAGGTATTTGGAAAATATACTATAAGAATGGAAATCTTGCAGCTATTCAATCCTATAAAAATAACAAAAAGACTGGTTTGTCAAAGTTATTTCATAAAAATGGTAAGCTAAAACAAATTGGGAAATTTGAGAATGATAAATTAATAGGTCTTTGGAAGTACTTTGACGAAAGTGAATACATATTACAGACTCAAAGATACATAAACGGAAAACAAACAGGAATAATAAAACACTATTTTAAAAATGGAAAAATAGAGAAATTTGGATTTGCTGAAAACAGAAGAACATATGGCATATGGAAAGTTTATTACAAAAATGGAGCTCTTTTTCAAATAGGCGAATTAAATAATGGAATCCAGCACGGTAAATGGAAAATGTATCATAGAAATGGAAAATTATTTACTGTTGGGCATTTTGAAAATGGAAAGCAAACTAAAAAATGGCATACTTATGATACATTAGGAAATTTAAATTCAATAGAAACGTATAAAAAAGGAATAAAAAATGGACTCTGTAAAATGTTCCACCTAAATGGAAAATTATTAGCAGTTGGACAAATATTGAATGGCAAACAAACAGGCGAATGGAGAGTGTTTTTTGAAAACGGAGAATTTCATAAAACATCAATATATAAAGAAGGTGAATTAATTAATAAAATTCCATCAATAATAAAAAAACAGTAG
- a CDS encoding class I SAM-dependent methyltransferase, with the protein MSTPNLKRNKKPWPTKKAMEQVYEMNLWGTNNTKFYSGEGSHNPTIVKPYLSAVRSFLTSFKNPLSVCDLGCGDFNIGKELVEFTKNYIAVDIVEDLIEENKVIFKKSNLEFQQLDIAADDLPKTDCVIIRQVLQHLSNIEVQHIVKKLYNYRYIILTEHLPSGNFTPNKDIISGQGIRLKKQSGINLLVVPFNFKVKYVKELVAIDLKNNLGVIVTNLYEV; encoded by the coding sequence ATGAGTACTCCCAACCTTAAAAGAAACAAGAAACCATGGCCAACAAAAAAAGCGATGGAACAAGTTTATGAAATGAACCTTTGGGGAACTAATAATACTAAGTTTTATTCTGGAGAAGGTTCTCATAATCCAACTATTGTAAAACCTTATCTAAGCGCAGTAAGATCTTTTTTAACCTCTTTTAAAAACCCACTTTCTGTTTGTGATTTAGGTTGCGGAGATTTTAATATAGGTAAAGAATTGGTAGAATTTACTAAAAACTATATAGCAGTAGACATCGTTGAAGATCTTATTGAAGAAAATAAAGTAATATTTAAAAAATCGAATTTAGAATTTCAACAGTTAGATATTGCAGCAGATGATTTACCTAAGACAGATTGTGTTATTATACGGCAGGTTTTACAACATTTATCGAATATTGAAGTACAACATATCGTAAAAAAATTATACAATTATAGATACATTATTCTAACCGAGCATTTACCTTCAGGAAACTTCACGCCAAATAAAGACATTATCTCTGGACAAGGAATTCGGTTAAAAAAACAAAGTGGGATTAATTTATTAGTAGTTCCATTTAATTTTAAAGTAAAATATGTAAAAGAATTAGTAGCTATTGATTTAAAAAATAATCTTGGAGTAATTGTAACTAATTTGTATGAGGTTTAA
- a CDS encoding ATP-binding protein: protein MINKRLLIKNLLSHNDENSFYDKKQKVSLGSKEGKAKFLKHICALSNSNPANNSYMVIGVEDEENKIMGVDFFDDSKIQNLVNAYLKNPPKIQYENVPFPRLPRHKVVGLVTISSNNLVTSLLKNAWKYRRNTIFYRRGSNSMPFLGSNFELRNTNNIIVESIEKNASNNIELTLNGVFDFIKNHKEEYNPQYKVFNEQFVLCWAGKKKIINEEEFFTRVDIELINEQVRLFFSSLDDVQITYNESSFIITEYILLGIDASEKRYPLEKTIIHFKDNGKHDIVKELLFTLPQFDKSNIQYIYNKNNAIIKKIENDIALSVIEQEGVFRLPSNYLICYLNGFFDAPEQLKKAKNYIKNLDDKTTYIKYKEAMRVLRKVKYN from the coding sequence GTGATTAATAAGCGCTTACTTATCAAAAATCTACTTTCTCATAATGATGAGAATAGTTTTTATGATAAAAAGCAAAAAGTATCCTTAGGTTCTAAAGAAGGAAAAGCAAAATTTTTAAAACATATTTGCGCTTTGTCAAATTCTAATCCAGCCAATAATTCCTATATGGTTATTGGAGTAGAAGACGAGGAAAACAAAATTATGGGAGTCGATTTTTTTGATGATAGTAAGATTCAGAATTTGGTAAATGCCTATTTAAAAAACCCACCTAAAATTCAATATGAAAACGTTCCTTTTCCAAGATTACCGCGTCATAAAGTAGTTGGATTGGTAACAATCAGTTCAAATAATTTGGTTACATCATTACTTAAAAACGCTTGGAAATATAGACGAAATACTATTTTTTATAGAAGAGGAAGTAATTCTATGCCTTTTTTGGGAAGCAATTTTGAACTAAGAAATACAAACAATATTATTGTTGAATCTATTGAAAAAAACGCCAGTAATAATATTGAACTTACTTTAAATGGCGTGTTCGATTTTATTAAGAATCATAAGGAAGAATACAATCCACAGTATAAAGTTTTTAACGAGCAATTTGTGTTGTGTTGGGCAGGAAAAAAGAAAATTATTAATGAAGAAGAGTTTTTTACACGCGTAGATATTGAATTAATAAACGAACAAGTTAGATTATTTTTTTCTTCTTTAGATGATGTTCAAATTACCTATAACGAAAGCTCATTTATTATTACCGAATATATTTTATTAGGAATTGATGCTAGCGAAAAACGATACCCTTTAGAAAAAACAATCATTCATTTTAAGGACAACGGCAAGCACGATATTGTAAAAGAATTGTTGTTTACACTGCCGCAATTTGATAAATCCAATATTCAATATATTTATAATAAAAACAATGCAATTATTAAAAAAATTGAAAATGACATAGCGCTTTCTGTCATTGAACAGGAAGGTGTTTTTAGACTGCCATCTAACTATTTAATTTGTTATTTAAACGGATTTTTTGACGCGCCAGAACAACTTAAAAAAGCTAAAAATTATATTAAAAACCTCGACGATAAAACTACCTATATAAAATACAAAGAAGCAATGCGAGTTTTACGAAAAGTGAAATATAATTAA
- a CDS encoding SDR family NAD(P)-dependent oxidoreductase gives MNKTAFITGATSGIGKATAEIFAKNKIRLILSGRRKERLESLQNTLSKLTDVITLQFDVSKRSQVEKAIASLPENFSQIDILVNNAGNAHGLSTIQDGNIDDWDAMLDINVKGLLYVSKAIIPKMIKENSGFIVNIGSIAGKEVYANGNVYCASKFAVDALNKSMRLDLNQYNIRVAGIHPGLVETEFSDVRFKGDTERAKTVYNGYKALQAEDIADIINFVITRPYHVNIEDLVVYPTAQASATLINKK, from the coding sequence ATGAATAAAACAGCATTTATTACAGGAGCAACCTCAGGAATTGGAAAAGCCACCGCAGAAATCTTCGCAAAAAATAAGATTCGATTAATTCTCAGCGGTCGCAGAAAAGAACGATTAGAAAGTTTACAAAACACATTAAGTAAACTAACAGACGTCATCACATTGCAATTTGATGTTAGTAAAAGAAGTCAAGTAGAAAAAGCGATAGCAAGTTTACCAGAAAACTTTAGTCAGATAGATATTTTGGTTAATAATGCAGGTAACGCTCACGGACTCTCTACTATACAAGATGGAAATATTGATGATTGGGATGCCATGCTAGATATTAATGTAAAAGGTTTATTGTATGTTTCTAAAGCCATCATTCCAAAAATGATAAAAGAAAACAGTGGTTTTATCGTAAATATTGGCTCTATAGCAGGTAAAGAAGTCTATGCTAACGGAAATGTATATTGTGCATCAAAGTTTGCTGTAGACGCCTTAAATAAGTCTATGCGCTTAGATTTAAATCAATATAACATACGAGTTGCTGGGATTCACCCAGGATTGGTAGAAACCGAATTTTCTGACGTTCGTTTTAAAGGAGATACCGAAAGAGCAAAAACGGTTTATAATGGCTACAAAGCCTTGCAAGCAGAAGATATTGCTGACATTATCAATTTTGTTATTACAAGACCTTATCATGTAAATATTGAAGATTTAGTCGTTTATCCAACTGCACAAGCGAGTGCTACTTTAATCAATAAAAAGTAA
- a CDS encoding TonB-dependent receptor translates to MKLLHVIILSFSFLVCNAQNAKTNLSISFDNLSIEDAILKIESQTNYKFYFVKDWLDKDIKINKKFTDVSIQNILKDIFKGTLLNFYITNTTDIILTKNNAIHDIIPDTEISDALENKQEVNPIFYNDDKKVIEQKDSVKEKLIKLGKEEVNSVQKKYKISGYIRNTENGKPIINISVSVKGRAIGTSTDTNGFYELMLPTGSYTLVIKSINVKTQKKILVYNDGEINFNLVEKFEALDEVYIETKANRNVKEVIAGVTKIDVESIKNIPLVLGERDILKVATTLPGITTTGEGSNGFNVRGGKTDQNLILLDNAAIYNPSHFFGIFSAINPFTTGEVNIYKGNIPSKYGGRLSSVFDISTKDADTKKITGEVSVGPVTSNVTVEVPVVKGKSGLLLGGRSTYSGWVLRSLKDKQLKNSKASFYDVIAKYNHSINEDNDLRITGYYSKDRFSITPDSLYSYSNRLMSLGWKHRFNDRHKGELILTNSQYQFDIEFDGDFNTDFNLGYKNNETEIKLEANFDYDDTKELSYGIASKLYSIHPGEFKPLNNESDVSPITLDKEKGLESSIFVSGNYEVNEKLAFDVGARYSFYAFLGDTTQRIYESAQPKNVTNLIETQDFGNNEVVKTYGGLEGRLSARYFLTEDFSVKTSYNNTLQYIHTLSTNTTVSPTDTWKLSDKNIKPQRAQQASLGFYKNFKENQYELSLEGYYKTFNDILDYKVGAQLLLNESLETEVLQGKGKSYGIEFLIKKNKERWNGWLGYTYSRTFLKLDSQFAEERVNNGNYFPANYDKPHDFSAVINYKLTKRFSFSANFAYQTGRPITYPVGVYEFGGSQFTVFSDRNEFRIPDYYRLDLGFNFEGNHKVKKLYHSFWNLSIYNVLGRNNPYSVFFVTENGQVKAYKSSIFSIPVPTLTFNFRF, encoded by the coding sequence ATGAAATTACTTCACGTTATAATTTTATCCTTTTCATTCCTTGTTTGTAATGCACAAAATGCAAAAACTAATCTATCAATTAGTTTTGACAACTTAAGTATTGAAGATGCTATACTTAAAATAGAATCTCAAACAAACTATAAATTTTATTTTGTTAAAGACTGGTTGGATAAGGATATAAAAATTAATAAAAAATTTACAGATGTCTCAATTCAAAATATTCTTAAAGATATTTTTAAAGGAACATTACTTAATTTTTACATAACAAACACTACAGATATTATACTTACTAAAAATAACGCAATTCATGATATTATTCCTGATACTGAAATTTCAGATGCTTTGGAAAATAAACAAGAGGTAAACCCAATTTTTTATAATGATGACAAAAAAGTCATAGAACAAAAAGATAGTGTAAAAGAAAAACTTATAAAACTTGGAAAAGAGGAGGTAAATTCAGTTCAAAAAAAATATAAAATAAGCGGGTATATTCGTAATACAGAAAATGGCAAGCCAATAATAAACATCTCTGTTTCTGTAAAAGGGAGAGCAATTGGAACTTCTACAGATACCAATGGATTCTATGAGTTAATGCTACCTACTGGCTCTTATACTTTAGTAATAAAATCTATTAATGTTAAAACTCAAAAGAAAATACTAGTATATAACGATGGAGAAATAAATTTCAATCTGGTAGAAAAGTTTGAGGCTCTTGATGAGGTTTATATTGAAACTAAAGCAAATAGAAATGTAAAGGAAGTTATTGCTGGTGTTACTAAAATTGATGTGGAAAGCATAAAAAATATTCCTCTAGTATTAGGAGAAAGAGATATTTTAAAAGTGGCAACAACTCTGCCAGGGATAACAACAACTGGAGAAGGGTCTAATGGTTTCAATGTTAGAGGAGGTAAAACAGATCAAAACCTGATTTTACTTGACAATGCAGCCATTTATAATCCATCTCATTTCTTCGGAATTTTTTCTGCAATAAACCCCTTTACTACAGGAGAGGTAAATATTTATAAAGGTAATATTCCTTCAAAATATGGTGGGCGTTTATCTTCCGTTTTCGATATTTCTACTAAAGATGCCGATACTAAAAAAATTACTGGAGAAGTATCTGTTGGTCCCGTAACAAGTAACGTAACTGTAGAAGTTCCTGTTGTTAAAGGAAAATCAGGGTTATTACTAGGGGGCAGATCAACTTATTCGGGTTGGGTTTTAAGGTCTCTCAAAGATAAACAACTAAAAAACAGTAAGGCTTCATTTTATGATGTCATCGCTAAGTATAATCACAGCATTAACGAAGATAATGATTTGAGAATAACAGGTTATTACAGTAAAGATAGGTTTAGTATCACACCAGATTCACTTTATAGTTATAGTAACAGACTTATGTCTTTAGGGTGGAAGCACCGATTTAACGACAGACATAAAGGAGAATTAATACTTACCAATAGTCAATACCAATTTGATATAGAGTTCGATGGCGATTTTAATACAGATTTTAATTTAGGCTATAAAAACAACGAGACTGAAATTAAACTAGAGGCAAACTTTGACTATGATGATACAAAAGAGCTTAGTTATGGAATTGCATCGAAACTTTACAGTATTCATCCTGGAGAGTTTAAACCATTAAATAATGAATCAGACGTAAGCCCTATAACTCTTGATAAAGAAAAAGGGCTCGAATCATCAATATTTGTTTCTGGAAATTATGAAGTAAACGAGAAGCTTGCCTTTGATGTGGGAGCTCGCTATTCATTTTATGCATTTTTAGGCGATACCACTCAGCGAATATATGAAAGTGCGCAACCTAAGAATGTAACAAACTTGATTGAAACGCAAGATTTTGGGAATAACGAAGTTGTAAAAACCTATGGTGGTTTGGAGGGACGTCTTTCTGCTCGATATTTTTTAACAGAAGATTTTTCAGTAAAAACTAGTTATAACAACACGCTTCAATACATACATACATTATCAACAAATACAACAGTTTCGCCAACAGATACTTGGAAATTATCCGATAAAAATATAAAACCCCAGCGTGCTCAACAAGCCTCATTAGGCTTTTATAAAAACTTTAAAGAAAATCAATATGAACTGAGTTTGGAAGGTTATTATAAAACTTTTAATGATATTTTAGATTACAAGGTTGGCGCACAACTATTACTAAATGAATCGCTTGAAACAGAAGTACTTCAAGGTAAAGGAAAATCATACGGTATAGAATTCTTGATAAAAAAGAATAAAGAACGATGGAATGGATGGTTAGGATATACCTATTCAAGAACATTTCTAAAATTAGACAGTCAATTTGCAGAAGAGCGCGTTAATAATGGAAACTACTTTCCTGCTAATTATGATAAACCGCATGATTTTAGTGCGGTAATAAATTATAAATTGACCAAAAGATTTAGTTTTTCTGCCAATTTTGCCTACCAAACAGGGCGTCCAATAACTTACCCTGTAGGGGTTTACGAATTTGGAGGTTCACAGTTTACAGTGTTTAGTGATAGAAATGAATTTAGAATTCCCGATTATTATCGACTTGATCTAGGATTTAACTTTGAAGGAAATCACAAAGTTAAAAAGCTTTACCACAGTTTTTGGAACTTATCAATTTATAATGTCCTTGGAAGAAACAACCCTTATTCCGTTTTTTTTGTAACAGAAAATGGGCAGGTCAAAGCATATAAGAGTTCCATTTTTTCAATTCCGGTGCCAACATTAACATTTAATTTTAGATTTTAA